A window of Nicotiana tabacum cultivar K326 chromosome 24, ASM71507v2, whole genome shotgun sequence contains these coding sequences:
- the LOC142178334 gene encoding uncharacterized protein LOC142178334, with protein sequence MELEHRAFWVLRQLNLDLEAAGTSRVTEFHELDEFRYHAFESRRLYKERMKMMHDKNILERNFKPGDVVLLYNSRLKLFLAKLKSIWSGPFRVVEMHPTEAVEIASEDSSRKFRVNRQRLKHYPGIDEEKGVSVTHFQELKMLSEP encoded by the coding sequence ATGGAGTTAGAGCATAGAGCCTTTTGGGTGTTAAGGCAATTAAATCTGGACTTGGAGGCCGCTGGAACGAGTAGAGTCACAGAGTttcatgaacttgatgagttccgtTACCATGCTTTTGAGAGTAGAAGGCTAtataaggaaagaatgaagatgatgcatgataaaaatattcttgagcGAAATTTTAAACCTGGAGATGTGGTATTGTTATACAATTCGAGATTGAAGTTGTTTCTGGCCAAGTTGAAGTCAATATGGTCAGGACCATTCCGTGTGGTAGAGATGCATCCCACCGAAGCCGTAGAAATTGCATCAGAAGATAGCTCTCGCAAGTTTAGAGTCAATAGacaaaggttgaaacattacccGGGCATAGATGAGGAAAAAGGTGTATCAGTGACTCATTTCCAAGAACTTAAAATGTTGAGTGAACCTTAA
- the LOC142178335 gene encoding uncharacterized protein LOC142178335, whose amino-acid sequence MEVFDVWRIDFMGPFVSSYSKKYTLVAGDYVSKWVGAVALPTNDAKGVICFLRKIIFTRFGTPRAIISDGGTHFCNRAFAKLLEKYGVRHKVSTPYQPQTSGQVEVLNREIKSVLTKT is encoded by the coding sequence aTGGAAGTATTTGATGTATGGAGAAtcgattttatgggaccatttgtcaGCTCATATAGCAAGAAGTACACACTGGTAGCTGGGGACTATGTCTCGAAATGGGTAGGAGCTGTGGCACTACCAACAAATGATGCAAAGGGAGTTATTTGTTTTctgagaaaaattattttcacccGATTTGGTACTCCAAGAGCGATCATCAGTGATGGAGGCACCCACTTCTGCAATCGAGCCTTTGCAAAGTTGTTGGAGAAATATGGTGTTCGCCATAAGGTTTCCACTCCGTATCAGCCACAAACAAGTGGGCAAGTAGAGGTGTTGAACAGAGAAATCAAAAGTGTTTTGACCAAAACTTAA
- the LOC142178336 gene encoding uncharacterized protein LOC142178336, translated as MSKQIQGNIPRIDALGEMPGYAKMMKDLMSCKFDFQDLATITLTQTCSAVMTRPIAKKLSDLGSFTIPCTIGRYAFAKALCDLGASINLMPLSIYKRLGIGRARLTSMLLQLADRTVKRPSGILDDVLVQVDEEIPIILGRPFLDIRRALIDCETEELKMRLNDKEITFNVQKSMRRPSEFSNCYL; from the exons ATGTCGAAGCAGATCCAGGGGAACATTCCACGGATTGATGCCTTGGGggagatgcctggttatgcaaaaatgatgaaggacttgatgtcttgCAAGTTCGACTTTCAAGACTTGGCAACTATTACACTAACTCAGACATGTAGTGCTGTCATGACGAGACCCATAGCTAAGAAGCTATCCGACCTAGGAagtttcacaatcccatgcacaATAGGCAGATATGCTTTTGCGaaagcattgtgtgatttgggtgcgagcataaacttgatgcccttgtcTATCTAtaaaaggttaggcattggaagagcaaGACTCACATCCATGTTACTACAGCTAGCCGACCGAACGGTGAAGAGGCCATCAGGTATACTTGATGATGTACTTGTGCAG GTTGAcgaggagattcccataattttgggaaggccattcttAGACATTAGGAGAGCTctgattgattgtgaaactgAGGAGCTAAAGATGAGACTGAACGATAAAGAGATAACGTTCAATGTACAGAAGTCTATGCGGCGACCCAGTGAGTTTTCTAACTGCTATCTATAG